In the genome of Hyalangium ruber, the window GTCAAAGAACATCGCGAACAAAATCGCCACCGCAGCCTGATAGATGTGGACCGGGGTAGCCTCACCCGCGCACAGCGTGATGGCGTAGAAGCCGCAGAAGATCGAGGTGACCGTGAACAGGTTCGGCAATACGAACATCAGTTTCCGCAGCTTCATCATCTCCCTCGCTTCTCTGATGCCCGGTCGCGCCTGCACGGCGGGGTGAACGAACCATACCAAGGTTTTATTGCGTCCACGGAGGGTGGGATGGATCCCGGCAAATGGGTGCTCTGGGGACTGCTGGTCGTCCTGGCCGTTGCCATTGGAAACGTCGTCTGGGTCCTGGGGGTGCGCCGCCTCTACCGTCCCCGTACAGCCCCACCGCAATTGCTAAGGGCCCGCTGCCGGGATGGGTGGGAGATCGCCGTTCACGTGCGCCGAGCCCCGCAGCGCCGCTTCGAGGAGCCTGTCCTGCTGTGTCATGGGCTGGCCGCCAACCGCTACACCTTCGACTTCGCACCGCCCTACTCCGTGGCCCACTACCTGGCCGAGGCGGGCTTCGACTGCTTCAGCGTGGAGCTGCGGGGCACCGGGCACTCGCGTCAGCCGCCTTCGGGCCGCCGGTATACGGACTTCACCGTCGATGATCACATCCTCCAGGACGGACCCGCCGCGCTGGAGCTGGCGCTGAAGGAGACAGGGGCGAAGCGGGTGTGGTGGCTGGGGCACTCCCTGGGCGCGCTGGTGGGCTTCGGGGTGGCGCAGGGGCCTCATGCGCACCAGCTCGCGGGCCTGCTCGCGCTGGGGGCTCCTGTCTTCCTCAAGTCCGAGCCCCTGCTGCGGGCGCTGCTGGGCCTGGGCTTGCGCGCGGCATGGCCCGCCCGTTTCCGGCAGGAGTGGATGAGCGCTACCTTCGCGCCCTTCCTCGGCTACGTGAACCTGCCCCTTTCGGATCTGCTCGTGAACGCCGAGCACATTCCTCCGCCCATCCAGCGGCAGGTCTTCGCCAACATGATGGCGTCGATGAGCCGCAAGGTGCTCCTGCAGTTCCGGGACTGGATCGAGAACGATGCGTTCCGTTCTTATGACGGCAAGGTGGACTGGCGCGCGGGGATGTCCCGCCTGAGCCTCCCCATGTTGATCATGGGTGGCAGCAGCGACCGGCTCGCCAGCGCGGAGAACGTCCGCAAGCAGTACGAGCTGCTCACCTCTCCGGACCGCACGCTCCATGTCTTCGGCCGCGATCGCGGGGACAAGATGGACTACGGGCACGGCGACCTCATGTTTGGCACCGGCGCCCCGACGGAGATCTACCCCGTCATGCGCGCCTGGCTGGAGTCCCGCGCCACGCCGCTGCCCGCTCCCGTGGAACAGCCCAAGGTCTCGCCGACCCTCCCCGCGTAGGCACGGGAGTGAAGCAGCGCGTCATCCCGCGTTCACGCGTCCGAGGTGCCTTCTCGGCCTTCGGGCTTTTCGCGCGGGAGCATGCGACCTCCGAGCATGGTGATGCGCCGGTCCGCCAGTCGCTGGCGCGCCGAGGCGCAGATGTGCTCGGGCCTCCACTCCAGCGCCATATCGAACGCCACATGCACCGAGGTGACTCCCGCCTCCGCGAGCAGCCGCTGCTCGATCTCGCGCATGAAGTAGGCCGCCATCATGCACATGGGCGAGGTGAGCTGCATGCGCACCGTCACCCGCCCCGCGTCGTACTCCACCGCCTGCACCAGCCCCATCTCGCCGATGCTCAGCGGCACCCCGACCGCGAGGCTGCACGGATCCGGCACGGTCTGGATCCGCTCCAGCAGTTCGCTCTCACTGGGCATGGGCGCCATCCTTGAAGCTGTAGGGCGTGATGTTGCCCTGGGCGCGCTGCTTCGAGAACGCATCGTTGGCGATGCGTTCCTTCACCGCCTCGATGTCGACCCCCGCGTACCGGGCATAGTTGTCGCAGAGGATCATCCGCTTGATCTCCGGCGTCAGCTGCATGCCCGCGACCTTCACCAAGTCGTCCGGTAGCTGGAAGTCGCGCCAGAACTTCTCCAACGCCGGCTGGGGATGGCAGAAGACCGTGCCAGAACCCCACATGATGCGCGCCGGGCCCGCCCACTTGAGCAGCCCCGTCAGCGCCTCCGCGAACCAGCGCTCGCGCTTCACGATGAGCGCTCCCGTCACCTCGAGGTTCACGTACACATTGGGGAACAGCGACAGCTGCATCCCCGTCTCGTCCAGGAACGCCATGCCTCCGTGGACGATCTCGAAGTTCAGATCCGGGAACGCGTCGGCCGCGCCACCAATGTCGTCCACCTTGTAGGCCTCGATGGGCACTGAGCCCATCGGCAACCCCTTGTGGACCGCGATGTTCTTGATGCCCAGCTTTCGCGCCCGCTCGAAGAGCGGAAAGGCGATGCGCGCGTCATCCATGCGCCAGCCCGTGTGCTTGAACGCCTCTCCCAGCCACGCCGCTGGGTACAGCTTCAGCCCACTGGGACGCAGCGCCTCGACCTGCTGCTCGAGGTCATCCAGCGCCGCGGTGCCCCGCAGCGGATCCACGCCCGCGTAGAGCAGGAAGCGGTCCGGGTAGAGCTTTCGGATCTCCAGGCTCTTCTCGTACGAGCACAGCCCATCGTCATAGAGCGTCTGCAACGGCAGGACGTGGTGTACCGCCAGGTCGATGCCACTCTCGACGAACAGGATGTGGGCCAGTTCCTGGACCGACCAGTTCTTGAGGAACCGCTGAGGCTCCTCGACCCGATAGCCGTCTCCCGACAGGCCGACATGCAGCCCGTAGATCAGCTGCGCGAGCGACTCCGCGTACTTGCCGGCTCGATAGTTGGACCGATCGAGGTTGTAGGCATGAGTCACCGCATCAATGACGAAGCCGCCGTCAATCACCGCGCATCTCCTTGCGAAGAGAGCCCCCAGGATACAGCGGCTCCTTCGAGCTCACCGAGGGAGTGTCTCCACACAGGGCGCGGGGAGGCCCCGGCGATCCTCCGTCTTCAGGCGTCCCAGGCGCACCCGCGTGGCCCCCTCGCACTCGGCCCAGAGCAGGCCCTCCTCGAGCCCGCTCGCGCTCAGCACGTCCACCGAGACCTCTCCGTCTCGCAGCACCGCCAGCGCCGTGCCCTTCGTGCCGCGCACCTCGAGCCCCTGCGCCTTCACCCGCGCCAGGCTCTCCACCAAGAGCCCCGTGTTCTCGCACCCGCGCAGCGTCACGTCGCGCAGCGTCACCTCCGCCCCCTGCGCCGCCAGCACCCCCGCTCCCTTCGCCTCGCGCACCTCCACCGACTCGATGTCCGCCTCCACCCCGCGCAGGTGCAGGCCATCCCCCGTGAAGCCCTCGGAGGAGCGCACCCGGGAGATGTTCCCCTCCCGCGCCCGCAGCTTGCCCTTCGTGGCCGCCACGCCGTAGCCGTCCACGTCATCCACCCGGAAGCCCCGCACCTCCAGGTCCGAGTCCACGAGCTGCAACGCCCCGAAGCTGCCGCTCTCGCGCACCCGCAGGTCCTCGAGCAGCCCCGTGGACCGCGTGAGCCCCAACCCCGCCCGCTCCGCCCGCACCGAGGTGAACCCTCGCACCTCCAGCTTCGCGCCGTGGCTCGCCAGCCCGTACTCGTGCCCCGTCACCGTCACCTCCTCCACTTGGAGTGTCCCGTCACGCACCAGCAGGCCCGCGCCCCGCCCTCCCTCCACGCTCACCCGCCGCAGCCGCACCCGCCCCCCTTCCTGGTCCAGCGCCATCACCGCCTCGCGGAAGCCCACTCCTTCCAACAGCGCCTCCGCCCCCGCTACGCGCACCCCTCTCCGAAAGGGCCCGGTGAAGGTGCTCTCCCGTACCTCCGCCGTGACGGGCCCCTCCAATGCCAAGCCCACCGTCTCCGAGATGCTCGCCTCGAAGCGGCTCTCCTTCGCCACCAGCCGCCCCGCCGTCATTCGCACCGCCCCCTCCCGCTGCCCGCTGAAGGCCACCTCCTCCAGGCGCACCGCCCCCGCCCCCTCCACGCCCCATCCCCCCCCCTGGATCGTCAGCCGCTCCAGCGAAGCCCCCGTCGCGATACGGGCCACCGGCTCTCGCCCCTCCACGTACAGCACCGTGCTCGGCCCTACCCCCACCAGACGAGCGCCCGTGGGCAGCACGAACGGGCCCTCATGCAGGCCCGCGGCGACGTACACAGTGGGCGGGGGACGTAGGGCCAGCGCCTCTCCCAGGGTCCGGAACGGCCGCTGCCGCGAGCCATCCCCCGATTCCCCCCGTGCGCCATCCACCCACACCTCGGAGAGCCCGGCCGCCGGCTCCGGGATCGGCGAGGGGGGCACGGTGGACGCACGGCAGGCGGCGATCAGCAGCAGCGCGAGGAGGGAGACGCGAGGGCTCATGCGGAGGGCCACTCTAGCCGCCGTCAGGATCAGCCAAGGCGCGTAAACGATCGAAACGACGAAGAAAAACCATTTCAATCGATCACAATCCCTCTCATTGCGTCGCGGATGGGACGTGTGACGTTGTATCGAATTTCGCGATCATTCCCTCTCTACCGCGTGTGTTTCACACGTCAAAATTTCCGATCACGGGCCAGTTTTCAGAGGGGCGGGGACGGTCTATCATTGACAGGGAAAAGAGCGATTTGTTACCAAGCCCAACCGATTTCGCATTCAACGCCAGACAACCCCAGACGGAGGGGCGAATGACCAAGGCAGAGCTCGTGGAGGTGGTGGCTGCGCAGTCCAAGCTGACCAAGAAGTCAGCGGCGGAGCTCCTGGACATCGTCTTCAGCAACATCGGCAAGGCCGTGAAGAAGGATGCGCGCTTCAGCTACCCCGGCTTCGGCACCTGGTCGGTCCGCTCTCGCAAGGCGCGGAAGATCCGCAACCCCCAGACCAACGAGATGATGAAGCTCAAGGCCTCCAAGACCATTGGCTTCCGCCCCGCCAAGGAGCTGAAGAACTCGCTGTAGTCTGAAGTCATACCCCGCGCATGCGCCCACCCAAGGAGCGCGCGCCGGGGCCTTTCACTCAGGGGCGTCGTCCGGAAGGGCGGCGCCCTTGGTGCTTCTTGGGGGGCTGAGCGGGGGACTCGCCCACCACCACGGCCTCCGTGGGCTGCCCCAGCTCGTCCAGCGGGTTCATCGGCTGCCCGTCCTTCCACAGCTCGAAGTGCAGGTGGACCCCGGTGGCCATGCCCGTATCCCCCGCCAGCCCCAGCACGTCCCCGCGCTCGAGGATCTCCCCCGGCTCCACCAGCACCCGGGAGAGGTGGCTGTAGCGGGTGTAGATGCGCGAGGCGTGCTGCACCTCCACCTGGTAGCCGTGCGAGCCGTTCCACCCGGCGCGCAGCACCACGCCGGGGGCCGCCGAGAGGATGGC includes:
- a CDS encoding metal-sulfur cluster assembly factor, whose translation is MPSESELLERIQTVPDPCSLAVGVPLSIGEMGLVQAVEYDAGRVTVRMQLTSPMCMMAAYFMREIEQRLLAEAGVTSVHVAFDMALEWRPEHICASARQRLADRRITMLGGRMLPREKPEGREGTSDA
- a CDS encoding HU family DNA-binding protein, which encodes MTKAELVEVVAAQSKLTKKSAAELLDIVFSNIGKAVKKDARFSYPGFGTWSVRSRKARKIRNPQTNEMMKLKASKTIGFRPAKELKNSL
- a CDS encoding alpha/beta fold hydrolase, which produces MDPGKWVLWGLLVVLAVAIGNVVWVLGVRRLYRPRTAPPQLLRARCRDGWEIAVHVRRAPQRRFEEPVLLCHGLAANRYTFDFAPPYSVAHYLAEAGFDCFSVELRGTGHSRQPPSGRRYTDFTVDDHILQDGPAALELALKETGAKRVWWLGHSLGALVGFGVAQGPHAHQLAGLLALGAPVFLKSEPLLRALLGLGLRAAWPARFRQEWMSATFAPFLGYVNLPLSDLLVNAEHIPPPIQRQVFANMMASMSRKVLLQFRDWIENDAFRSYDGKVDWRAGMSRLSLPMLIMGGSSDRLASAENVRKQYELLTSPDRTLHVFGRDRGDKMDYGHGDLMFGTGAPTEIYPVMRAWLESRATPLPAPVEQPKVSPTLPA
- a CDS encoding amidohydrolase family protein yields the protein MIDGGFVIDAVTHAYNLDRSNYRAGKYAESLAQLIYGLHVGLSGDGYRVEEPQRFLKNWSVQELAHILFVESGIDLAVHHVLPLQTLYDDGLCSYEKSLEIRKLYPDRFLLYAGVDPLRGTAALDDLEQQVEALRPSGLKLYPAAWLGEAFKHTGWRMDDARIAFPLFERARKLGIKNIAVHKGLPMGSVPIEAYKVDDIGGAADAFPDLNFEIVHGGMAFLDETGMQLSLFPNVYVNLEVTGALIVKRERWFAEALTGLLKWAGPARIMWGSGTVFCHPQPALEKFWRDFQLPDDLVKVAGMQLTPEIKRMILCDNYARYAGVDIEAVKERIANDAFSKQRAQGNITPYSFKDGAHAQ
- a CDS encoding DUF1565 domain-containing protein; its protein translation is MSPRVSLLALLLIAACRASTVPPSPIPEPAAGLSEVWVDGARGESGDGSRQRPFRTLGEALALRPPPTVYVAAGLHEGPFVLPTGARLVGVGPSTVLYVEGREPVARIATGASLERLTIQGGGWGVEGAGAVRLEEVAFSGQREGAVRMTAGRLVAKESRFEASISETVGLALEGPVTAEVRESTFTGPFRRGVRVAGAEALLEGVGFREAVMALDQEGGRVRLRRVSVEGGRGAGLLVRDGTLQVEEVTVTGHEYGLASHGAKLEVRGFTSVRAERAGLGLTRSTGLLEDLRVRESGSFGALQLVDSDLEVRGFRVDDVDGYGVAATKGKLRAREGNISRVRSSEGFTGDGLHLRGVEADIESVEVREAKGAGVLAAQGAEVTLRDVTLRGCENTGLLVESLARVKAQGLEVRGTKGTALAVLRDGEVSVDVLSASGLEEGLLWAECEGATRVRLGRLKTEDRRGLPAPCVETLPR